One Rhizoctonia solani chromosome 3, complete sequence genomic region harbors:
- a CDS encoding glycosyltransferase family 22 protein: MSLQASRVSSVIGILLDLSILLVAWSHIFAAPYNKVEESFNLHATHDILAYGLTPKALPHYDHFVFPGVVPRTFIGSLVLAAGSYLPLRICTAFGIIQSKLGVQLLMRLCLATGNVYGLILIRRAVERRFGRGTSALFTLLTCTQFHLPFWIGRTLPNMFALLPVNMATSLYVHPGSTPITIRRHYRIILCFFGATAIIFRSELILLFLPTLPLVLFRYSVPPRFLIPMGLTFAIGSLASTLIIDSYFWNEWRSFVWPELSGILFNVYEGKSSEWGHYSSLHIPPLSTYFSNNERQLFRHLQLRTPRLAFPRNFLSPRRANELRHPLSNAKRPLDRRDTPGQAR, translated from the exons ATGTCCCTTCAAGCATCTAGAGTCAGCTCTGTTATTGGAATATTACTAGACTTGTCGATATTACTTGTTGCTTGGTCACATATATTTGCTGCTCCTTATAACAAAGTAGAAGAAAGTTTCAACTTACACGCTACTCATGACATCTTAGCATATGGACTCACACCAAAGGCCCTTCCACAT TATGACCACTTTGTATTCCCAGGAGTAGTTCCTCGCACTTTTATAGGCAGCCTCGTACTCGCCGCTGGCTCGTACCTGCCCTTACGCATTTGCACGGCCTTTGGCATCATTCAATCCAAGCTAGGAGTTCAGCTTCTCA TGAGGCTGTGTCTTGCAACTGGCAATGTATATGGTCTGATTTTGATCAGAAGGGCCGTCGAGCGGCGCTTTGGTAGAGGAACATCGGCCTTGTTCACCCTTTTGACTTGCACACAATTCCACCTCCCATTCTGGATCGGACGTACTCTACCCAATATGTTTGCTCTCCTTCCAG TTAACATGGCCACATCACTCTATGTCCATCCTGGCTCGACCCCTATTACGATACGACGACACTATAGGATCATCCTATGTTTCTTCGGAGCAACGGCAATCATATTCCGCTCTGAACTGATATTACTATTTCTCCCCACACTCCCCTTGGTTCTATTCAGATACTCTGTTCCGCCGAGGTTCCTTATTCCTATGGGACTAACCTTTGCGATAGGTAGCCTTG CCAGCACTCTCATCATCGACTCATACTTTTGGAATGAATGGAGATCATTTGTATGGCCAGAACTATCTGGAATCCTGTTCAATGTATACGAGGGAAAGAGTTCGGAATGGGGG CACTACTCCTCTCTTCACATTCCGCCACTCTCCACTTACTTCTCTAATAACGAACGTCAACTATTTCGCCATCTCCAATTGCGCACGCCTAGGCTCGCATTTCCCCGCAACTTCCTTTCCCCGAGACGAGCAAACGAACTACGCCACCCCCTCTCCAATGCAAAAAGACCTCTCGATCGCCGGGATACTCCTGGCCAGGCTCGATAG
- a CDS encoding receptor-activated Ca2+-permeable cation channel — translation MDPEVQLRLPLDVPAEQDLLNQPVFPLIHAIKKDVEERIDASLSWDQLNAVDVNYSIFRPLVFKYAKLRNYAIVYACLVVRTHFIESASQDLAFAPLKLTRADACELLALKLLRRFTGNSDNPVDLFSVLTVSWDPLQGCPDSCMSDIREITGEDIRNADRVSALEIAISSEAKRFIASPLVQTCITDIYNGRVVFSAPATRGSILADNYKQRHVQVYDVHNTPWLDHYRLRVPRYRGIMEFVDFAILLFLFVLCLHNKSFSTMNWSEIVFIIFAFGFLLDELTAALEHGWDIYIQNMWNGFDLAFATIFIVYLGCRCRGLVKDDFWWNDLAYDILACGACILFPRLAFFAIKNNLIILALQGMIAEFFVFIMLAAVCFSGLLFTLWTLSRGSATWNLRKIAWLMTQVWFGNTFLSFTVAESFHPIFGPILMVMFAALSNTLLITIMISILSNTFARINEHASEEYLYQFAISTIEGVKSDALFSYQPPFNILALLFLYPLSTCLSPRQLHTANVFLIRITSFPQLIVIGVYERCFAPGSRFIATTKAAGSSMFDSVSRQFRLFESFMGTSRDDVMGAIFEIDVPPSVTNAFSTEGDREPGMEDSAEFGKAQEPDETRQGRPEIVLSPTPRRSRSRTSRTYREEQPPNSPLARLFGTVRQRAISAQGDALGDIRKIGEAMENLKEAAMPGDKLRQEIKELSERQIDHPFVVNLRYAFQDDENCFFVLDLMLGGDLRFHLERLGSLSEDTVRFYVAEIASALTFLHDKRIIHRDLKPDNILLDEKGHAHITDLNIAVHYSERRMLTGVAGSMAYMAPEVLTKKGYTYTIDWWSLGVCAYELIFGKRPFRGKTNSDLTHAITRDSLKFPEDASAKCSREGMYVLMGLLERDTTRRLGCKPNGEGFEELKKQGWFKNFDWDRLEDKELEPPFVPDSKRANFDATHELEELLLEDNPLKARPRKANQDVTQMSAEMRQMEEQFTSYDYRKMKRRSYYPHNHIVSSATGTSTSRPSTPANQTDSRMASVDVMPPLPATKMVPLEKAEAMT, via the exons ATGGACCCAGAAGTGCAGCTTCGTTTGCCTCTCGACGTACCTGCGGAACAAGATTTATTGAATCAGCCAGTATTTCCTCTCATACACGCAATTAAGAAAGATGTAGAA GAGCGGATCG ATGCATCTCTCTCTTGGGACCAGCTT AACGCTGTTGATGTCAACTACTCAATATTCCGACCCCTCGTCTTCAAGTATGCAAAGCTTAGAAACTATGCAATTG TCTACGCATGTCTGGTGGTACGAACACATT TCATCGAATCAGCGTCCCAGGATCTTGCGTTTGCTCCACTGAAGCTGACAAGGGCTGATGCATGCGAGCTCCTTGCGCTGAAGCTCCTTCGAAGATTCACCGGCAACTCGGACAACCCCGTTGACCTTTTCAGTGTTCTCACAGTCAGCTGGGACCCTCTTCAAGGATGCCCCGACTCATGCATGTCAGATATCAGGGAGATTACAGGGGAGGACATTCGGAACGCAGATAGGGTCAGCGCACTCGAG ATTGCCATATCCTCCGAGGCGAAACGCTTCATTGCCTCACCTTTGGTCCAGACGTGCATTACGGATATCTATAACGGCCGAGTGGTCTTCAGCGCCCCCGCCACCCGAGGCTCTATTCTGGCCGATAATTACAAGCAACGACACGTCCAGGTTTATGACGTACACAACACCCCATGGTTAGACCATTACAG GTTACGAGTTCCCCGATATCGTGGTATTATGGAGTTTGTGGACTTTGCAATCTTGCTGTTCCTGTTTGTACTATGTCTCCACA ACAAGAGTTTTAGTACTATGAACTGGTCTGAAATCGTATTCATTATATTTGCCTTTGGCTTCCTCTTGGATGAATTGACTGCTGCGTTGGAGCATGGCTGGGATA TCTACATCCAAAACATGTGGAATGGATTTGACCTCGCGTTTGCGACTATCTTCATTGTATACTTGGGATGCAGGTGCCGTGGCCTTGTTAAGGATGACTTTTGGTGGAACGACCTTGCT TATGATATACTCGCATGCGGGGCTTGCATTCTCTTCCCGCGTCTTGCTTTCTTTGCAATCAAGAACAATCTTATCATCCTGGCCCTTCAG GGAATGATCGCCGAGTTCTTCGTTTTCATCATGTTGGCTGCGGTCTG TTTCTCTGGTCTGTTGTTTACGCTCTGGACACTATCGCGCGGGAGCGCAACATGGAATTTGCGCAAGATTGCATGGCTCATGACCCAGGTTTG GTTTGGTAACACCTTCTTGAGTTTTACCGTTGCAGAGAGTTTCCATCCTATCTTTGGACCTATTCTAATG GTTATGTTCGCTGCGTTATCCAATACTCTCCTC ATAACAATCATGATCTCGATCCTATCTAACACGTTTGCACGAATCAATGAGCATGCCTCGGAGGAATATCTATACCAGTTTGCCATCTCCACTATTGAAGG AGTCAAGTCAGATGCACTGTTCTCGTACCAGCCACCTTTTAACATCCTGGCCCTATTATTTTTGTACCCGCTATCAACCTGTTTATCGCCGCGCCAACTACATACAGCCAACGTATTTTTGATCCGAATCACG TCTTTTCCCCAATTGATTGTGATCGGAGTCTATGAACGATGCTTTGCGCCTGGAAGCAGATTTATCGCAACAACCAAAGCTGCAGGGTCATCAATGTTCGACAGTGTATCGCGACAATTCAGATTGTTCGAGTCGTTCATGGGCACTTCCCGGGACGACGTAATGGGTGCCATCTTTGAGATCGATGTCCCCCCAAGCGTCACAAACGCATTTTCAACAGAGGGTGACAGGGAACCAGGAATGGAGGACTCGGCTGAGTTTGGCAAGGCACAGGAACCTGACGAGACAAGGCAAGGGCGGCCTGAGATCGTTCTTTCACCTACCCCCAGGCGGTCCAGGTCCCGGACGAGCCGGACATATCGTGAAGAACAGCCACCTAACAGCCCGCTTGCACGGCTATTTGGTACAGTCCGTCAACGAGCTATCTCAGCACAAGGTGATGCATTGGGAGATATTAGGAAGATTGGAGAAGCAATGGAGAATCTGAAGGAGGCTGCAATGCCTGGCGACAAGCTAAGACAGGAGATCAAAGAGCTGTCGGAGCGTCAG ATCGACCACCCATTCGTAGTCAATCTGCGATATGCATTCCAGGATGACGAGAACTGTTTCTTTGTGCTCGACCTCATGCTCGGAGGTGATCTACGCT TTCACCTCGAACGTTTGGGCTCGTTGAGTGAAGACACCGTCAGGTTCTATGTCGCAGAGATCGCGTCGGCCCTTACATTTCTCCATGATAAACGTATCATCCACAG AGACTTGAAGCCTGACAATATTCTCTTGGACGAGAAGGGTCACGCACACATCACCGATTTGAATATCGCCGTCCACTACTCGGAACGACGGATGCTGACCGGTGTCGCGGGCAGTATGGCTTATATGG CGCCCGAGGTGTTGACTAAGAAGGGTTATACGTATACCATCGACTGGTGGTCGCTTGGCGTATGTGCTTACGAGTTGATCTTTGGCAAGCGGCCATTCCGGGGAAAGACAAACTCGGACTTGACCCATGCGATCACCCGCGACTCTCTCAAGTTCCCCGAGGATGCGAGTGCCAAATGTAGTCGAGAGGGAATGTATGTGCTGATGGGA CTACTCGAACGAGACACCACCCGACGACTGGGCTGTAAACCCAACGGCGAAGGCTTCGAAGAGCTCAAGAAACAGGGCTGGTTCAAGAACTTTGACTGGGATAGACTTGAAGACAAGGAGCTCGAGCCTCCGTTTGTTCCCGAC AGCAAACGAGCCAACTTTGACGCAACTCACGAGTTGGAAGAGCTTCTGCTCGAGGATAATCCTCTCAAGGCACGACCACGAAAAGCAAACCAAGATGTAACGCAAATGAGTGCCGAGATGCGGCAAATGGAAGAACA GTTCACGTCCTATGACTACCGCAAGATGAAGCGACGATCGTATTATCCACACAATCACATCGTATCCTCCGCGACGGGGACGAGCACGTCCCGACCATCCACACCCGCGAATCAAACGGATAGCAGAATGGCCAGCGTGGATGTTATGCCACCTTTACCTGCCACGAAGATGGTGCCTTTGGAAAAAGCTGAAGCCATGACATAG
- a CDS encoding topoisomerase acting in meiosis protein produces the protein MDNSGTQSDELLCQSSLPPDNDLQAPANEQVKQEPVEDLDRLTVPAAKYLRLCYLHAAPFLKPDSSSQDAIWALEEWAMTMFEEIVNGYDKSASLSCTSRSKLERQLNFGGSPFHYPAGALKVAELSHLALKDDVPTTKRDIFYSDVELFGKQSVSDAETLIPVGEDIVNVNIDEDLATGDIPNLGKGYPDLATRQLVSVFSSELPECIPILCLVDADPHGMDILSVYKFGSKTLVHEDVAAERVQWIGVKRADIKRLGIPSLEMLKTTSADIRKAENMLRSQTLPSEWVEELEQMLQTGTKAEIEVISGRGEGALALVKYVCGKILEALALDSEDGMIELSDPEDTDIVIKEEAEDLIDLDDLDDF, from the exons ATGGATAATTCTGGAACCCAATCAGATGAATTGCTTTG CCAGTCTTCTTTACCACCGGATAATGATCTACAAGCCCCGGCAAACGAACAGGTGAAGCAGGAGCCCGTTGAAGATCTCGACCGACTTACGGTCCCGGCGGCAAAGTATTTGCGTCTTTGCTATCTTCATGCAGCGCCATTTCTAAAACCTGACTCGTCTAGTCAAGACGCAATATGGGCGCTTGAAGAGTGGGCTATGACTATGTTTGAGGAGATTGTAAATGGCTATGACAAGTCG GCAAGTCTCTCTTGTACATCCCGAAGCAAACTTGAGCGTCAGCTAAACTTTGGGGGGTCGCCGTTCCATTACCCAGCCGGAGCCCTAAAAGTAGCCGAACTCTCACACCTCGCACTCAAAGACGACGTTCCGACGACCAAAAGAGACATATTCTACAGCGACGTTGAGCTTTTTGGGAAGCAGTCTGTTTCTGACGCG GAGACGCTTATACCAGTCGGAGAAGACATAGTCAACGTCAATATAGACGAAGACCTTGC AACAGGCGATATTCCAAACCTT GGAAAGGGATATCCTGACCTCGCCACACGCCAGCTCGTGTCCGTATTTTCCAGCGAACTCCCAGAATG CATCCCAATCCTATGCCTCGTAGACGCGGACCCGCATGGAATGGATATTCTTTCCGTCTACAAATTCGGCTCTAAAACATTGGTTCACGAAGATGTGGCTGCGGAAAGGGTGCAGTGGATAGGGGTCAAACGGGCAGATATCAAACG ACTGGGCATACCATCCCTTGAGATGCTAAAAACCACATCGGCTGATATTCGTAAG GCTGAAAACATGCTCCGTTCTCAAACGCTCCCGAGCGAATGGGT AGAAGAGCTAGAGCAAATGCTCCAAACCGGGACCAAGGCTGAAATCGAGGTGATCTCTGGTCGCGGAGAAGGTGCACTTGCACTTGTGAAGTATGTTTGCGGAAAGATCTTGGAAGCTCTTGCTTTGGACAGCGAGGACGGTATGATTGAACTCAGTGACCCAGAAGATACGGATATCGTcatcaaggaagaagctgaagacTTGATCGACTTGGATGATTTGGACGATTTTTGA
- a CDS encoding Type 1 phosphatases regulator YPI1, translating to MASTSAARRPATSAPGDGSRTITVRDSQPIPEGNNPGGEAPNGILRLRGGPRSRPRVMWDADVIDNEGCGKKKSKICCIYHKPRRFDESSSESSGDESDSSCGSNDSRKHAHKRPDKAGDPNPGPNAYEKSGSKGKGKAAINRLRSGQSKFELVHRPNGSWPGTNGPHISVLDSSFNPRPTRMPPWPLSRLSYPSHQAQAAAPSLHKQRGQGSQTRRCDPEQRLEMMVALAQKLGQDVAVGAVNEPTFVGKSEILREHCSDTGKPELTFLMGWDTIVRFFAPRYYPSPSQMLSKLRTFFNEEGSSIVCARRGSHPDTEEEEFLRPRKIKITDLDQSVRDISSTDVRKGTIETAERYCSKEVVEIIKREQLYFWN from the exons ATGGCGTCTACATCTGCTGCTCGTCGACCTGCTACATCCGCACCTGGGGATGGCTCGCGAACTATTACGGTCAGAGACTCGCAGCCTATTCCAGAGGGCAATAACCCTGGAGGCGAAGCACCCAACGGGATCCTGCGACTACGAGGTGGACCAAGGAGCAGACCGCGTGTGATGTGGGATGCGGATGTGATAGATAACGAGGGTTGTGGAAAGAAGAAGTCAAAGA TCTGCTGTATCTACCACAAACCCAGACGCTTCGACGAATCATCATCCGAGTCAAGTGGCGACGAGAGCGACTCATCGTGTGGGAGTAACGACAGTCGTAAACATGCCCATAAACGCCCAGACAAGGCTGGGGATCCCAACCCCGGTCCGAATGCGTACGAGAAGTCTGGATCCAAGGGTAAAGGTAAAG CCGCCATCAACCGCCTCAGATCTGGCCAATCCAAATTCGAACTCGTTCATCGTCCGAATGGATCTTGGCCAGGTACAAACGGACCACACATATCCGTCCTGGACTCGTCCTTTAACCCCCGACCAACGCGCATGCCGCCCTGGCCTCTCAGTCGTCTCAGTTATCCCAGTCATCAGGCACAAGCTGCTGCTCCTTCTCTCCATAAGCAACGTGGACAAGGTTCCCAAACCAGGAGATGCGATCCCGAGCAACGGCTAGAAATGATGGTCGCCTTGGCCCAGAAACTGGGTCAGGACGTAGCAGTCGGGGCAGTCAACGAGCCTACGTTTGTCGGCAAGTCAGAAATCCTACGCGAACATTGTTCAGATACGGGTAAACCCG AATTAACGTTCCTTATGGGATGGGATACGATCGTTCGGTTCTTTGCACCGAGGTACTATCCATCTCCGTCCCAGATGCTTTCCAAACTGCGCACGTTTTTCAACGAGGAAGGGTCCTCTATCGTGTGTGCCCGTCGAGGATCCCATCCCGataccgaggaagaagagttcTTGCGTCCGA GAAAAATAAAGATCACAGACCTCGATCAAAGCGTGAGGGACATTAGTTCGACGGATGTGAGGAAGGGGACGATCGAGACGGCCGAAAGGTATTGTTCCAAGGAGGTAGTGGAGATTATCAAACGAGAGCAGCTGTATTTCTGGAACTAA
- a CDS encoding mitofilin domain-containing protein, producing the protein MYRRRILLAAPGAKPVVRVQRTRFVKGYATEVPPSASGTLPPPPPPPKKKRGFFRRTLLYTSIFAGTFYGGSTLVALNSERYHDFFVESVPGGEEIMEIAADRGWDRVRLSSIPQRTIDATKDTYNKLSSSISSSSSSSDRARKASQAIITRVERNPNAPDFSTVGKQIEAKAFQFSEGVSELAKEVEAALRGESKPGPIGSDTHGNANADTKTLYPDAAPKRDVEVPPQYEKEWTPPKASPGLRFAPAQVEQGAREPPKGKDVLPLLAPKLNASEPVIAQLAKTIDSLAAFVQANPSALDSAQGVLSTAQIDLEKLGERTQKLEKKLDEQAKEYEDKLLGLEMESREKLDKQEEDWKGVFEEERRKIVAAYRQKLEKELETQGEIINQRLKEEVMAQGIELQRRWIREIKVRVEAERAGRLAKLDSLSTSLKKLERTTADNASPPGRRARGFRDELRVLKSVAGESEGGEILDGLLKSQVPDEGVEPRADLTEWFTTSVAPAVRKAALVPDTSAGVLSHLASSVFSALRPAPAPSLASSGNDVLSRIARAEYYLSLKDLDSATREVNQLEGWPKRLVKDWLEAARKRLEVEQALDVVQTGATLASLLVL; encoded by the exons ATGTATCGCCGGCGGATCCTGCTCGCTGCCCCGGGTGCCAAACCCGTTGTGCGCGTCCAGCGCACCAGGTTCGTCAAG GGATACGCAACTGAGGTCCCTCCAAGTGCGAGTGGAACCCTCCCGCCCCCACCACCTCCGCCAAAGAAGAAAAGGGGATTTTTCCGtcggacgttgttgtacaCGTCCATATTCGCCGGAACTTTCTATGGGGGAAGTACCTTGGTCGCGCTCAACAGCGAAAGGTACCATGACTTTTTCGTCGAAAGTGTTCCAGGAG GCGAAGAGATAATGGAAATCGCCGCCGATAGAGGATGGGACCGAGTCCGCCTCTCGTCCATCCCACAACGAACCATCGACGCAACAAAAGACACATACAACAAACTCTCCTCCTccatttcctcctcctcctcctcatctG ACAGGGCACGCAAAGCCTCCCAAGCGATCATCACCCGCGTCGAACGCAACCCCAACGCACCCGACTTTTCCACCGTCGGAAAACAGATCGAGGCCAAGGCGTTCCAGTTCTCAGAGGGCGTGAGCGAGCTTGCTAAAGAGGTCGAAGCTGCACTGCGAGGCGAGTCCAAGCCGGGTCCGATCGGGTCCGACACCCATGGAAACGCAAACGCGGACACCAAGACGTTGTATCCGGACGCGGCCCCCAAGCGGGACGTCGAGGTTCCGCCCCAGTACGAAAAGGAATGGACACCTCCCAAGG CCTCCCCCGGGCTACGTTTTGCCCCCGCCCAAGTCGAACAAGGAGCCAGGGAGCCGCCAAAGGGCAAAGATGTGCTCCCGCTGCTGGCCCCCAAGCTCAACGCGTCCGAACCCGTCATTGCCCAGCTGGCCAAAACGATCGACTCGCTCGCGGCGTTTGTCCAGGCTAATCCGTCGGCGCTGGATAGTGCCCAAGGCGTCCTCTCTACCGCCCAGATCGATCTTGAAAAGCTCGGGGAGCG AACGCAAAAGCTCGAGAAAAAGTTGGACGAGCAGGCGAAAGAGTACGAGGACAAGTTGCTCGGACTTGAGATGGAGAGCAGGGAAAAGTTGGATAAGCAAGAGGAAGACTGGAAGGGTGTGTTTGAGGAGGAGAGAAGGAAGATTGTCGCTGCGTATCGGCAAAAGCTCGAAAAGGAGCTCGAGACGCAGGGTGAGATTATCAATCAACG GTTGAAGGAAGAAGTCATGGCCCAAGGCATCGAACTCCAACGCCGCTGGATCCGCGAAATCAAAGTCCGGGTAGAAGCCGAACGCGCAGGCCGTCTCGCCAAACTCGACTCGCTCTCGACCTCGCTCAAAAAGCTCGAACGCACAACGGCCGACAACGCCTC CCCTCCAGGGCGACGAGCGCGCGGGTTCAGGGACGAGCTCCGGGTTTTGAAGAGCGTGGCCGGGGAGTCCGAGGGCGGCGAGATCCTGGACGGGTTGTTGAAGAGCCAGGTGCCGGACGAGGGCGTCGAGCCGCGCGCGGACTTGACCGAGTGGTTCACGACTTCGGTCGCCCCCGCCGTGCGCAAGGCCGCGCTTGTCCCCGACACCTCGGCCGGCGTGCTCTCCCACCTCGCTTCGTCCGTTTTCTCTGCGCTCCGCCCTGCCCCGGCTCCGTCGCTTGCGTCGAGCGGGAACGATGTGCTGAGCAGGATCGCGAGGGCCGAGTATTACTTGAGCCTCAAGGATTTGGACAGTGCTACTCGGGAGGTTAACCAGCTCGAGGGCTGGCCGAAGCGTTTGGTCAAGGACTGGCTGGAGGCGGCTAGGAAGAGGCTGGAGGTTGAGCAGGCGTTGGATGTGGTTCAGACTGGAGCTACGTTGGCTAGCCTGTTGGTCCTTTGA